ctgttttttttttgttttatcccatgtgtcaggagggagacctgactgGCGCCCAACGTCCATATTCATTGAGTCAATAAAGCAAAACCTGAAAGCCGTTACAACATGAACTAGACAAAGACATGGACAAGCCTCCACTTCTGCCTCATGTCTTTACCTCACTACTTCTGTCTCTAAACCATACAAATGAATGGTTTCACAGAttcagtttatttagctgactttgACCATAAAAGGAGAAGCGGCGCTTTCAGGTGAGTGCAGAATTTTACTCTTGTATAGGAAAAGCTATAAACACACAAAGAAATTGTATTCATAATATCTTCGTTTTTCTAATATATGCACATATAcacaaaatattcaaataaacttACTTGACAGGGGTCATTTAACAAATAAGAGTGACGAGCAGTTTGAAAAACAAGTTCTCACTACAAAGGAAATAATTTTCTTTTAATAATCAATTCTATATTCATCCTGTCATTGAGCAAACCCAAATTCTGAGTTTAGTTTTCTTTTTAACTCACGTTATAGTAGATCGTTTGCGTGACGGAAGAATCTCTTCAACTGGCAATCCGGTGACGTTTAGCAATCCCTTTTAAAAGAATTTTCTGATGAGTTTTGgcttcatttcttttttttttctcactaCGGTCAGTAGGAACTTACATCAGTTGTCAAGTTGCAGTGAATATGGTGCgttcagatgatgacatcactgttGAAAATAGCGAACTTAGAAACTTTTGTTGAGCGTTTCTTCCGTCTTCCGTGTGTAATGCAGCTGGGACACCTGAacccagaggagagagagagagacgctatAGGGAGGGGTTGTGCGCATACTGTGGTTCTCCTGGCCATCGACGTTTCACCTGTCCCCTCCGGCCGGGAAACGCAGACTCCAAGTAGGCAGTAGCAGAGGGGTCCTACTTGGAGTAGCCGGCGCCCCCTCGACCCGCACCTTGCTCACAGGCACCCTTCATCTTCCCCAGGGACCCGTCGAGCTGAAGGCGCTCCTGGACTCCGGAGCAGCTGACTGTTTCATGGACCAAGATCTCGCCTCTCGACTTCGGGTTCCCCTGTCCTCCCTCTACCAGATCATTCCCGTCACTTCCGTGGATGGAACCCCGATCAAACCCTATCCAATCTGCCAAGAGACGGTTGGTCTCCGCATGGACATTCTTTCCCACTCCGAGACTCTCCGGTTCCTTATTGTGACAGCTCCTTTGTCCCCCCtgattctgggtcactcctggctCCTGCGCCATAATCCCCAGATCTCCTGGTCGTCTGGCTGAGTGCTTACCTGGGGTGCTGCCTGCCATTCTCATCGACCTCCTCAACCCGATTCAGAGCCTGGCCACCCAGTTCCTGAGGATGTCGACAAGTCACAGTTCCCCTCCTTTTATCATGACCTGGCTCAGGTTTTTTCAAAGAACCCTACCACTGTCTTGCCTCCTCACCGCCCTTATGACCTGGAAATAAAACTCCTGCCCGGTTCTTTTCCCCCTCGGGGCCGCTTGTACTCCCTGTCTCCAGCAGAGACTCAGGCCATGGTTGCCTATATCGCCGACGCCCTTCAACATGGGTTCATCCGCCCTTCCACCTCGCCAGGAGCCACGGgtttcttcttcgtgaagaagaaggaagggggTCTTCGACAATGCATCAACTATCGGGGTTTAAATAAGATCACGGTCCGCGATCATCACCCCTTGCCTTTAATGACTACCGCCCTGGACGTAGTGTCCCAGTCCACCATCTTCACCAAGTTGGACCTGCGCAGTGCTTACAATCTAGTCAGGATAAAGCAAGGCGACGAGTGGAAGACCACCTTTATCACCCCGACAGGCCACTGGGAATAcctagtgatgccttttggcttGTGCAACAGCCCCGCAGTTTTCCAATGCCTTATCACAGACGTCCTGAGGGACATGTTGGGCAGATGGGTTTTCGTTTACCTCGATGACATATTGATTTATTCACGAACCCTAGAGGAACATGTCACACACGTCCGAGCAGTCCTTTCCCGGCTGTTGGAGAACCAGCTCTACTGCAAGTTGGAGAAATGTGCTTTTCATCAGGAAACCATTTCCTTCCTGGGGCTCATTGTCTCATCTCGGGGTTTCTCAATGGACCCCCAGAAAGTCCAGGCTGTGGCCTAATGGCCGATACCTActtccctgaagcagctgcagagctTCCTGGGCTTTTCGAATTTCTACCGCCGCTTCATACGCAGTTTCAGCTCCATCGCGGCCCCTCTCACTGCCCTAACCAAAACATCAAACCAGACCCGCCCATTCCGTCTAACTCCTGAGGCCACACAGGTTTTCCACACCCTCGTCCACCACTTCACCACTGCCCCCATCCTCGTACATCCGGACCCAACGAAGCCTTTTGTAGTGGAGGTGGACTCTTCTGAGGTGGGAGCAGGGGTGGTCCTGTCCCAACACGGTCCCGATTCTAAGCTTCATCCCTGTGCTTACTTCTCCCGTAAATTCTCTCCAACCCAAAGTAATTACGGGGTAGGTGACAGGGAACTCCTGGCCATTAAATGGGCCTtggaggaatggcggcagtgGCTGCTGGGTACACCGGACCCATttaccatctggacggaccaccagaacctcatCCACATCCAGAACGCTTGGCAACTCAATACCCGTCAGGCCCGCTGGGCACTGTTCTTTGAACCATTCCACTTCCACCTGGCCTACCGCCCTGGTTCAAAGAATCTGAAGgctgacgccctctcccgccgttAGACCCAATCTGCACCCGTCCGGGAACCGCCACCTATACTCCCAGCCCAGAGGTTCATCGCAGCTCTCCACTGGCCAGTAGAGGACGCCATCCGGGATGCCTTGCCCACCGAACCCACACCTGCCCATGTGCCCTCCGGCCGGCTTTATGTGCCCTCCACCTGCTGCTCTGAATCCCTGGCCTGGGGGCATGCATCCCGCCTGGCTGGATACCAAGGGGAGACCCGAACCCTCCAGTTCCTGCGACGTGTGCTATGGTGGCCCTCTATGGCCATAGACGTCAAGGAATACGTGGCCGCCCGCTCCACTTACGCCCGCTCCAAGACCCCAAACCAACCCCCAACTGGAACTCTACACCCTCTCCCAATACCACACCGACCATGGCCCCACATCGGCCTAGACTTTTTCACGGGGTTAACTCCTGTCAACCAGCTCGAGACCATCCTAACCATCGTGGACAGATTCTCGAAGGCTGACCACCTGGTGGCACTTCCTGCCCTGCCCACAGCCAAGCAGACGGCCGAAATCCTCCTGGAGCAGGTGGTGCGCCTCCATGGTATCCCCCAGGACATAGTCTCGGATCGGGGACCCCAGTTTATGTCCAgattctggaaagctttctgtcggctggtTGGTGCCAGTAGTAGCCTCTCCTCTGGTTACCACCCACAAACCAATGGGCAGACTGAGCGTGCCAATCAGCAACTtggtcggtacctccgctgctttgcctCATCCCAACCAACCACTTGGCCCAAATACCTCTTGTGGGCAGAGATGTCCCACAACCTCCACGTCTCCGCGGCCACTGGTCTCTCCCCGTTCGAGCtctgctacggataccagccccctctctTCCACCACCAGGAACCTGAGACTGAGGTCCCCGCTGCCCAGACCCTGGTTCGGTGTTGCCGCCTCGCCTGGATCCGTGCTCGGGCAGCCATCCAGCGAGCTAACACGGAATACACTCGCCAGCACAAACGCCGCCATCGGACAGGGCCGACTTTCCAACCTGGCGACAGGGTATGGGTGTCTACCTGGAACATGCGCCTGCccactggctcccggaagctcgctGCACGATTTCTGGGGCCCTACCCAGTAGGGAAGGTCATTAACCCGGTGGCGTATCGCATCCGCCTGCCCAGGCCTCTCAAAGTACATCCCGTCGTCCATGTGTCCCAGCTGAGGCCTGTACGGACTTCTCCCCTCGCTCCTCCTCCGGATCCCGAGCCTCCGCCTCGAGGGGTTGGCGAGGATGGGATTTTCACCGTGCGGCGCCTGCTGGACGCCCGTCACCGTGgcagaggttggcagtacctggtggattgggcgGATTACGGTCCGGAGGAATGCTCCTGGGAGCCGACGAGCGCAATCTTGGACCCCTCGCTCATCTCGGATTTCTGGGCCcgccgccctgggacttctggggccgtccctcaggtggggggtcctgtcatgcTGCCTCCTTCACAACCCACAACATCCTCCCCCGGAGGATCCCACACACACTAAGCCCAACCggactccactacccagcattcccagcgccagccttccggcccacgtcacccaccacgtctacataaggaagtacagCTCAACACCAAACCACTCAGTCGTTGTTTCTAACCGAACTATGCTCCGAGTTCTGACCAAACCCAACCGAGTTCATTCAGCCCGTTCTGACCATCTGTACAGAagtgctgcagctgctgtttgtCTGTCATCCAACAGGTGGTGATGTTCCTCCCCTGAGTTTTGGGCTGAGACCCCCAGAGACCcatggttgtaatattacaacatcagatttaagtctacaaaaataaaccttccccatttttttttctttttaaaaccacatttacattgctaataggtcctattgttcagttctgcaagagtattggctgttaaaatgtgtaaataggcccgtttatctggcctcctagaacaacatgtgaaaggttaaaaaaagattttgcagttgttttctaaatttgggtttccggGGGTTAAGTCCAAAACTGGAGAAAACCTCATCATGGACACTTCCACTTCAGCTGGACTGAAACCATCATCCGCCTTAGAGATAAACGCATGTGAATGACAACCACACAGGAAACgtacaaacaagtaaataaatgCTCACAGTTACGCCCCTTAAGCGTAGTGCTCTCTCATCGTGGTGTGCGATAACCTGAAGCTGCTCAGACTTCTTCTGACTCTTTCTATCTCCAGATGTCTCCATCAACATCTAAAATAGAGAACAAGAACAGGCCGGACTAAATAATGAACAACCTTGTGTGGAGAGAGCGACAGCACAGATGTATAATCCTGATCTGAACACCAAAAATACTCGTGTAGTGTTACAGCAATACATCTAATGACTAGTCAGTCTGTATTTGTGTAAATAGAGAATCTGCAGCAGTCAAGTGTGTTTGCTGCTTTTgaccttgatttgagctccctctGCTGGACACACGGTTGTATTACGCTCTGATTCAGCTTTGTGAGAAACgactgcagctgcagcagctccACGGTCTCGAGTCTAAACATTTCAGAGTTAAATAGGTAGTCTCCTTCTGCTGGGAGCCTTTTTGAACTCACTTCACATTCAAATGTAGAAGCAACAGAACAAGCCACGTCCTCTTACACAACGTGTGCTCTTCGGAGCGAGTGTTTCCCctcccccccaaacacacacacacactcatgtctCACAAACACCAGCAACGGCACGCCTACTGCATTTATGTTGCAGGACAGGCACCGTAGTCATTGTAAACAACAGGAGGAGGTCTTTGATAGAAGGACACAGGGCTTTGAGCTCCTCGCTAAAATTCACGTCATGTGTTTGAGCTTCGGCGGGgaaaaatgaagttgctgcattggccgggaatcgaacccgggcctcccgcgtggcaggcgagaattcTACCACTGAACCACCAATGCTGCTTGTGCTGTAGAAGCAACACTTCTGATTTTATACCTTCATGTCTTCTTCCTTCTGTGCTGAAGTCAGGATGTCGGTTAAATGCAGGTTCCTCTTGTCTTCGGTGTGTAGAAGAGGCAGGAAGTTCTCCTGCATGCAGCTAGCATGCTGGGGGTCTAACCAGGGGCCACCGCTGACCGGTTTGGGTTCCTCTGGTGTTTGGGACAAAGTGAGGACCACCTGGACACAAAAAAAACCACACAGGAAATGAAGTTGGAGGTGCTTGTTCATACTGTCATCACCTCTtcctcagcacacacacacgtacacacacacacacacacacacacacacacacacacacacacacacacacacacacacacacacacacacacacctgctccagcATACagttcacggaggaggcagcttgCTCTCTGTCCACACAGGAAAAAGatattcaggtttctctgaatcaaTTGTTGAGACAAAACTTAAGAGTGGCAGTAAAGAAGAGCAACAGATGCAGAATGAGATCAGAGAGGTGAGGCTCACCAGGTTCTGGTGGGGCTGGTTCCCTGTTCATCTTCTTGGTGCGTTGGGTCGGCAGAACGGTCGACTCTAAAGAGTCCTGATGAGTGGTTTTAATGAACTGGAACAAACAGAAGCTCGTGTTACTTTTGGATTCAGTATTTGTTACAGATCAGCCTCAGGATGATTCTATatgagctttgtgtgtgtgtgtgggtggggggtggggggtgggctcTTAAGCAGCTTATGATGAAGCTGAGTTGCGTCAGGGGTCcgcagcagagtggcgcagcggaagcgtgctgggcccataacccagaggtcgatggatcgaaaccatcctctgctaaagtTGGTATTTTAAAGgtaaaatgatttttttaaatagacATTTGAGCTGAATAAAAGACACCAAATCTAAATGAAAAATATACAATAATAAATGGTTCAAATATGACAACAACTACAAGCTACCCCTGTTTACAGGTTTACTACCGTCACGGTAACAAATAAAAACACTCTTTTAGGGTTACAGGACATAAGAAAAACTAGCAAGTATTTACCAGGTTCTAAAATTAGTCAAATCTAACGTCATTTATAGAGAAAACACAGCAGTTTCTCCACGTTGGGTCAACATTCGctaaacaaaaaccaaaaataaaaatggaaaagcACCCCGTTGTTAAGCTCTGGACTCTGATCGTTCTCCTGGGTTCTGGCCACAGCTGTCAGGTCTATAGGAGAGTACACGGTCAACCCAAACCACCAGCCCTCAGCCGCCATGCTGACAGCTGGTGCTGGAGCTGAgcattatgggtaaacatctCTACTTAAGGGAAACAACCTTTAATCCTCCTCAGAGGGAAGAACAGCATCAGTTAGATCAAAGGAAACTGCTGTTGTTGACGAGCTCACAGCTGGCTTACCTCTGACATCCACTAGGGGGCACACTTTAGGTTAGATCTGGATAATTAAGAACTGAGTGAACCCTCGTAGGGTTAGGGACTTTCTAACAtgttcacctgttcaggctgggagTCCCGTCCAACACAGGGGACACTCAGAAGCTTGACATCGTCCCTGTAATGCTGATACTGTCTACGCCAGTCCAGACAGTCGTAGATGAGATTAGCCACGCCTCCAAAGACTCTGCTTCCCAGGCTCAACTGAAAACATGAAACCCACAAACGAGATGAAGAAAAATGACTTTTTAATGCAAAGTTCTAGAAATCCATCCTAAGAAGAGATCTATGAACTCATATGTGAGACTCTTCTCACCACTGCATCAGAGTCGTGTGTTTGAAGAGAGGATGTGAGATCTGGGACAgtacagctgaaccacatcatggAGCCTGGAGTCTGGTGGCCCGCTGTCTAAAGCTACTCTTAGACCTGACCAGAACCGCTTCACCTTTAGAGTGACCTCTAAACACCAGAGTGAATGAGAACATCAGATCTGTACAGGTGTATGAAGCCAAAAGTAGTGAAGAGTCTTAACCTGCATCCAGAACTTGAGGAGCTCTTgaccatgttagcttaaactcgtgtgctagcaTTACAATACAGTACtgattactatcgtgtaccagacaattaaaatagtgtcggtcagttaatataatattaatactaatgagtagGGACGtcctgatcaggtttttttgccctcgagtctgagtccgagtcatttgatttagagaatctgccgataccgagtcccgatcagtctgaaaccacgtgatcggggctgatttccgatcatgtgatcggatcgggacatccctactaatGAGCGTCCttcagcggtctcatactcgcCAATATCCGTTCACCTAACCTAGTTTACCTTAGAGAGAGAGGCGCCTGTGATCCGGCTCtgtagctcatgcgggcttctgtgagcgggATTTGACCCAAACACGAGCGAGACAGTCGAGcaggtatttttaaaagccgtgCATCCTCTCCTGGTAGTCCAGGTggcggttctgatccggttccgacccagaaaccagctggcccgctgagccgcgtgtctcttctggtggttggttctgacggtgatcggagctccagaaatccacatttaattttttaaaccccgccTCGGGTCTCCGGAGCCGagcgcggacctccctgacccggtGCCAACCGATGCGgcctacagaagtccgtcttccagctgcagaaacgccctcaggtacggagatagaggcgttgttcctctggtctggaaacccgtggactcgatgtccagacaggctggagttggtaccgccttcacacactctagtttatcaacttgaacacaacccaacactagtaaacacacactgactggatcacatgacctctctaccctaaaactagccacacttcacactgagctgaggcagccgaGCTTctgactccctttggttacgtcagaggttcacatttagaaacGAGCTTAGCTGAGAAAGGTCTGGTTCTGCTAGAAatctctgctgttatgtattttaaaaccaaatatccacaataagctttttaaatagtattttttggacagagttttatatgaattagtaaataatttaacctgcaatttgctcttcatCCCTTTTCCACAAAGTATTCACAGCTGGAGATGGGCGCCAGCTCCCCTGTGGATGGATGGAAATCTACTTTACCGTTGTTGTGACAACCACTGAGGGGCAGTcgaggcagggccagattaacactttgttgtaccctgggcaacaatattaaagggccccatcatcacgccccaaggatcacca
This sequence is a window from Nothobranchius furzeri strain GRZ-AD chromosome 14, NfurGRZ-RIMD1, whole genome shotgun sequence. Protein-coding genes within it:
- the LOC139062675 gene encoding uncharacterized protein isoform X1 — its product is MDDGMYFERPGQADAIRHRVNDLPYWVGPQKSCSELPGASGQAHVPGRHPYPVARLESRPCPMAAFVLASVFRVSSLDGCPSTDPGEAATPNQGLGSGDLSLRFLVVEERGLVSVAELERGETSGRGDVEVVGHLCPQEVFGPSGWLG